One window from the genome of Diceros bicornis minor isolate mBicDic1 chromosome 1, mDicBic1.mat.cur, whole genome shotgun sequence encodes:
- the SRP19 gene encoding signal recognition particle 19 kDa protein isoform X2, which yields MASAAARSPAEQDRFICIYPAYLNNKKTIAEGRRIPISKAVENPTATEIQDVCSAVGLNVFLEKNKMYSREWNRDAQYRGRVRVQLKQEDGSLCLVQFPSRKSVMLYAAEMIPKLKTRTQKTGGGDQSLQQGEGSKKGKGKKKK from the exons ATGGCTAGTGCCGCCGCGCGCTCCCCGGCCGAGCAGGACAG GTTCATTTGTATCTATCCTGCTTATTTAAATAACAAGAAGACGATCGCGGAGGGCAGGCGAATCCCCATCAGTAAA GCTGTTGAAAATCCTACAGCTACAGAGATTCAAGATGTATGCTCAGCAGTTGGACTTAACGTATTTCTTGAG aaaaataaaatgtactctAGAGAATGGAATCGTGATGCTCAGTACAGGGGCAGAGTCCGGGTCCAGCTCAAACAAGAAGATGGCAGCCTCTGTCTTGTACAGTTCCCATCAC GTAAGTCTGTAATGTTGTATGCAGCAGAAATGATACCTAAACTAAAAACAAGAACACAAAAAACAGGAGGTGGTGACCAAAGTCTTCAGCAAGGAGAGGgaagtaaaaaaggaaaaggaaagaagaagaagtgA